One window of the Pelobates fuscus isolate aPelFus1 chromosome 12, aPelFus1.pri, whole genome shotgun sequence genome contains the following:
- the RRAS2 gene encoding ras-related protein R-Ras2 isoform X2, with protein MREQYMRTGEGFLLVFSVTDRGSFEEIYKFQRQILRVKDRDEFPMILVGNKADLEHQRQVTQEEGQQLARQLKVTYMEASAKIRMNVDQAFHELVRVVRKFQEQECPPSPEPTRKEKAKKGCHCVIF; from the exons ATGCGAGAGCAGTACATGAGGACTGGAGAGGGATTTTTACTGGTGTTCTCCGTGACAGATAGGGGAAG CTTTGAAGAGATTTATAAATTCCAAAGACAGATCCTACGGGTAAAAGACCGAGATGAATTCCCCATGATACTAGTTGGTAACAAAGCAGACCTGGAACATCAGAGACAG GTAACGCAAGAGGAGGGGCAACAACTGGCTAGACAGCTTAAAGTTACATATATGGAAGCATCCGCGAAAATACGAATGAATGTAGACCAGGCTTTTCATGAATTAGTTCGAGTTGTACG GAAATTTCAGGAACAAGAATGTCCTCCGTCACCGGAGCCAACGCGGAAGGAAAAGGCCAAGAAAGGGTGTCACTGTGTCATCTTCTAA